The Micavibrio sp. TMED2 genome has a window encoding:
- a CDS encoding S-adenosylmethionine--diacylglycerol 3-amino-3-carboxypropyl transferase, translating to MSNTPKPTSSFSSDAPADTTAEATEQRLRKAVHQYKPWTRAGLLERMFTAAFKGLVYPQIWEDPDVDLAVLELKPGSRMIAIGSGGCNVLSYLTADPAEVIAVDLNHHHVHLIRLKLAGLRHMPNYQCFFRFFGAAVDKDNPALYRRYLRAHLAEDTRGYWDSRDWLMRRRVELFKRNIYRYGLLGRFIAISHFGARLLGVRLEPLLEMRDTAEQRTYFDTYLAPLFEHKLVRSLTSMKASLFGLGIPPAQYDSLASAGGGDMSVVLKQRLEKLVCDFPIAENYFAQQAFGRRYPSGDGGPLPLYLQSHNFADLRNRADRVTVVNRSVTQRLADEPEGSMDAYVLLDAQDWMTDQQLNELWAEITRTAKPGSKVIFRTADEPSLLPGRVSPEILARWTYHEARSREMTARDRSAIYGGFHLYELNA from the coding sequence ATGAGCAACACGCCGAAGCCCACGAGTTCTTTTTCTTCAGATGCCCCCGCTGATACCACCGCCGAAGCAACGGAACAACGTCTGCGTAAGGCCGTGCATCAGTACAAGCCCTGGACCCGCGCCGGTTTGCTCGAGCGGATGTTCACGGCTGCCTTCAAGGGACTTGTCTATCCGCAGATATGGGAAGACCCGGATGTTGACCTCGCGGTACTGGAGCTGAAGCCCGGCAGCCGGATGATCGCCATCGGTTCCGGCGGCTGTAATGTGCTGTCCTATCTGACTGCGGACCCGGCAGAGGTGATCGCGGTCGATCTCAACCACCATCATGTGCACCTGATCCGGCTCAAGCTGGCCGGGTTGCGCCATATGCCGAATTATCAGTGCTTCTTCCGCTTCTTTGGTGCGGCGGTGGATAAGGATAATCCCGCGCTCTATCGCCGTTATTTGCGCGCGCATCTGGCCGAGGATACCCGTGGCTATTGGGACAGCCGCGACTGGCTGATGCGCCGCCGGGTCGAGCTGTTCAAGCGCAACATCTATCGCTACGGCCTGCTGGGCCGCTTTATCGCCATCAGCCATTTCGGCGCGCGCCTGCTGGGCGTGCGGCTCGAGCCGCTGCTTGAAATGCGCGATACTGCCGAGCAGCGCACTTATTTCGATACCTATCTTGCCCCACTGTTTGAGCACAAGCTGGTGCGCAGCCTGACCTCGATGAAGGCATCGCTGTTCGGCCTTGGCATCCCGCCCGCGCAATATGACAGCCTCGCCTCGGCTGGCGGCGGCGATATGTCGGTGGTGCTGAAACAGCGGCTGGAGAAGCTGGTCTGTGACTTCCCGATCGCCGAGAACTATTTTGCCCAGCAGGCATTCGGTCGCCGCTATCCATCCGGTGATGGCGGTCCGCTGCCGCTCTATCTGCAGAGCCACAACTTCGCCGATCTGCGCAACCGTGCGGACCGGGTAACCGTGGTCAACCGATCGGTTACCCAGCGCCTCGCCGATGAGCCGGAGGGCAGCATGGATGCCTATGTCCTGCTCGATGCCCAGGACTGGATGACCGACCAGCAGCTTAATGAGCTCTGGGCCGAGATCACCAGAACCGCCAAGCCCGGCTCGAAAGTCATTTTCCGTACTGCCGATGAGCCGAGCCTGTTGCCCGGTCGGGTCAGCCCGGAGATACTGGCGCGCTGGACCTATCACGAGGCCCGCTCACGCGAGATGACGGCCCGTGACCGCTCGGCAATCTATGGCGGCTTCCATCTTTATGAGTTGAACGCGTGA
- a CDS encoding transketolase, with product MSRHRLDFLSDLERRALWLASWTIHNANYLREKSDMDVKVGGHQASSASLATIMTALYFDVLRPQDRVAVKPHASPIFHAIQYLAGNQTREKLQDFRKYKGAQSYPSRTKDVDDVDFSTGSVGLGVAQTLFSSLVQDYVAAHDWINPDEMGRMVALIGDAEMDEGNIYEALLEGWKHDLRNCWWVVDYNRQSLDGVVREGLWEKLATMFRNFGWDVIILRHGKNQQAAFAEPGGDRLKQWIEDCPNQLYSALTFQGGKAWRQRLMNDLGDQGAVSALIDKRSDDELAALMGNLGGHDMPSLLEAFEDAGRHDRPTLFLCYTIKGFGLPLAGHKDNHAGLMTPDQMAAFRHAMQVPEGREWDKWAGMDERADALGDFVASAPFFAKGTRRYTAPEISIPASLSYPDPKEKPVSTQAGFGQILNDLGREDSEFAARVVTTSPDVTVSTNLGNWVNRRGLFAVEELNDTFKAERIPSTYKWSFSPKGQHLELGIAESNLFLMLSALGLSHSIHGQRLLPVGTVYDPFIYRGADQLNYACYQDARFMLVATPSGVTLAPEGGAHQSIGTPLVGMAQDGLAAFEPAYLDELAVIMRFGFEYMQRDGEGDPDERTWLRDQTGGSIYLRLSTRPLEQPQRAMTAELEHDIIAGAYWMRKPGPNAQAVIAYTGALAPEAIEAVGLMAEDRRDIGLLAITSADRLYAGWTAAQRARERGLIHAISHVERLLDQVPNHAAMVTVLDGHPATLGWLGSVYGHRSRSLGVEHFGQTGTIADLYRHFGIDARGIMSAVQSLAPGRPIRNLDVVPSAAG from the coding sequence ATGAGCCGTCATCGTCTGGATTTTCTGTCTGACCTGGAGCGTCGGGCCCTGTGGCTTGCATCATGGACTATTCACAACGCCAATTACCTGCGCGAAAAATCCGATATGGACGTGAAGGTTGGTGGGCATCAGGCGTCGTCCGCCTCGCTCGCCACCATCATGACCGCGCTGTATTTCGATGTGCTTCGCCCGCAGGACCGGGTCGCGGTCAAACCCCATGCCTCGCCGATCTTTCACGCCATCCAGTATCTCGCAGGCAACCAGACACGCGAGAAGCTGCAGGATTTCCGCAAATACAAGGGTGCGCAGAGCTACCCGTCACGGACCAAGGACGTGGATGATGTGGACTTCTCCACCGGTTCGGTCGGCCTCGGCGTGGCACAGACGCTGTTTTCCTCGCTGGTTCAGGATTATGTCGCTGCCCATGACTGGATCAACCCGGATGAGATGGGCCGTATGGTTGCCCTGATCGGTGATGCCGAGATGGATGAGGGCAATATCTATGAGGCCCTGCTCGAGGGCTGGAAACATGATCTGCGCAACTGCTGGTGGGTGGTTGATTACAACCGGCAATCCCTCGACGGCGTGGTCCGTGAGGGCTTGTGGGAGAAGCTGGCGACCATGTTCCGCAACTTCGGCTGGGACGTTATCATCCTGCGCCATGGCAAGAACCAGCAGGCGGCCTTTGCCGAGCCGGGCGGTGATCGCCTGAAACAATGGATCGAGGATTGCCCGAACCAGCTTTATTCCGCCCTGACCTTTCAGGGTGGCAAGGCATGGCGCCAGCGCCTGATGAACGATCTCGGCGATCAGGGGGCGGTTTCGGCACTGATTGACAAGCGCAGTGATGATGAACTGGCAGCCCTGATGGGCAATCTCGGTGGCCATGACATGCCATCGCTGCTTGAGGCATTCGAAGATGCTGGCCGTCACGACCGACCGACCCTGTTCCTGTGCTATACGATCAAGGGCTTTGGCCTGCCGCTCGCCGGGCACAAGGATAACCATGCCGGGCTGATGACCCCGGACCAGATGGCAGCCTTCCGACATGCCATGCAGGTACCCGAAGGCCGGGAATGGGACAAATGGGCCGGAATGGATGAGCGTGCCGATGCGCTCGGTGATTTTGTCGCCAGCGCGCCGTTCTTCGCCAAGGGGACCCGGCGTTATACGGCACCTGAAATCAGTATTCCCGCCAGTTTGAGCTATCCCGATCCGAAGGAAAAGCCGGTCTCGACACAGGCCGGTTTCGGCCAGATACTCAATGATCTGGGCCGCGAGGACAGTGAGTTCGCCGCCCGTGTCGTGACCACATCGCCGGATGTTACGGTCTCGACCAATCTCGGCAACTGGGTCAACCGCCGCGGGCTGTTCGCGGTTGAGGAATTGAACGACACCTTCAAGGCCGAGCGTATTCCCTCAACCTATAAATGGTCGTTCTCGCCCAAGGGCCAGCACCTCGAGCTGGGGATTGCGGAATCCAATCTGTTCCTGATGCTTTCGGCGCTCGGGCTGTCACACAGCATCCACGGCCAGCGTCTACTGCCGGTCGGTACGGTCTATGATCCCTTCATCTATCGCGGTGCTGATCAGCTGAATTATGCCTGTTATCAGGATGCCCGCTTCATGCTGGTGGCGACGCCGTCGGGCGTGACGCTGGCACCGGAGGGTGGGGCGCATCAGTCCATCGGCACGCCGCTGGTTGGTATGGCACAAGATGGCCTCGCCGCCTTCGAGCCGGCCTATCTCGACGAGTTGGCGGTGATCATGCGCTTCGGCTTCGAGTATATGCAGCGGGATGGCGAGGGTGATCCCGATGAGCGCACATGGCTGCGCGACCAGACCGGTGGATCAATCTATCTGCGCCTGTCCACCCGGCCACTGGAGCAACCGCAGCGGGCCATGACGGCAGAGCTGGAGCATGACATCATCGCCGGTGCCTACTGGATGCGCAAACCGGGGCCGAATGCGCAGGCGGTGATTGCCTATACCGGCGCGCTGGCACCGGAAGCGATCGAGGCGGTGGGGCTGATGGCCGAGGACCGGCGCGATATTGGCCTGTTGGCGATTACCTCGGCAGATCGCCTCTATGCCGGCTGGACTGCGGCCCAGCGTGCCCGTGAGCGCGGCCTGATTCATGCGATCAGCCATGTTGAGCGTCTGCTCGATCAGGTGCCGAACCATGCTGCCATGGTCACGGTTCTGGATGGTCACCCGGCGACGCTCGGCTGGCTCGGATCGGTCTATGGCCACCGGTCACGGTCGCTCGGTGTTGAGCATTTCGGCCAGACCGGCACCATTGCCGATCTCTACCGCCATTTTGGTATCGATGCGCGCGGGATCATGTCGGCGGTGCAGTCGCTGGCACCGGGACGACCGATCAGGAACCTTGATGTTGTGCCTTCAGCCGCTGGCTGA